Genomic segment of Nitrospirota bacterium:
AAATGACTTTTTTGACCGGGACCCATCTGCGGCGTAATTGGAACATTCTAATAGATTTAAATCGTTTCTAACTTCCTTTAGAAAAACTGTCATTTGATGCCCCCTTTTTGAAAGTTCGATTCTGTCTTCTCATCTTTTTTGGATGAGTTAATTAAATTTTATAACTCAAGAAATATGCCAGCATGATTGAACAATATAAGTTTATTTTTTTATCAAACAAAATAAATGGTTAGGTCATAAAGAAGGGATAATTAAAATTTTCAGGAGGCGTTTATATGTGCCATGGCACAAGAATTCATTGTCACAAATGTGTGCCATAGCACAGCCCTGATCATGTGTCATATTGTTTCGCAATCAGGCATATAGGCAGCACATTCTACTTTTGCGGCGTCTCCCGCGTGAGGGCGTTTTTGACGATCTGTTTTATCTCTTCATGCATCACCGGCTTAACAATATAATCATAAGCTCCTGCACTTAGCGCCTCTTCAGCTGTTTCCAGCGACGCATATGCCGTCATTACCACAACTGTCTGCTCCGGATTTTTCTCTTTGATCCTCTTTATCAGCTTTATCCCGTTAAGGCCCGGAAGTATGATGTCGGTGATTATCAGGTCATACTCTTTTTCTTCCAGCATGTTGAAGGCGTCTTCAGCGGAGTTGACCGCGTCAACGGTATAGCCTTCCCTTGTGA
This window contains:
- a CDS encoding response regulator — encoded protein: MEKRLIIVEDEETLCESLKRVLTREGYTVDAVNSAEDAFNMLEEKEYDLIITDIILPGLNGIKLIKRIKEKNPEQTVVVMTAYASLETAEEALSAGAYDYIVKPVMHEEIKQIVKNALTRETPQK